The Nymphaea colorata isolate Beijing-Zhang1983 chromosome 11, ASM883128v2, whole genome shotgun sequence genome includes the window GACACCACCTATGAGTCTGTCTTGTAAAAAAAACCAGCTCATGCAAAAGTCACAACCCAAAGAGGGAGTGATCCTGAGCAGTTCTTTGAAATAGAGTGAGATATGCATAGAATTGTAGCCATCTTCTGGGTTAGGTCACATGGTTGTGGGTATGGTTGTCGACACGGGTGCTGGTGTGGATAGTGGTGCAAggcattttcaaaaatcttggGTGCAGGGACACAGATggacatatatttatataaaatgtaaacatatgtgtataatatatatatacatacatacataatgTCCAAGCTGTGTCCCGTACCAGCACCGTCTCCAGCGGTGTTTGAAATGGGTACAGTGCCTTTCCAGGAGTGTCTGTGCGACATACCTTATGAACCTATACCAAAAGCATCTTTGTGCTTGTTTTGCCACATTAAGAATCCTTATTTAAAAACTAGCTCATTGTTTTTAATAATTACAAAGCAACCCAGCTTCATGATACTTTAATTTGCAAGTCACAAGGATAAATTTATAGGTAGTTTCAACCACTCAAGGGGATACCATTGCTCCAGTTTTTCCTTCCCCCAAGATTCCAAGGTACTTGAACACACTTGCCATTGGGATACTTCAAGTAAACACAAGTTTAGAAAATAGAATCACCTGCCAGAATGCTTTTGATTCAAGTCTTCGCCTCCAATCCTGGTAGACCCAAGTCCACCACCAAGCCTGCGAGGACGCCAATTTGGAACTGTTCTACCACGTTCTACGTCCACAAGGACTCTCCTATTATCAATTTTTCGTCCATCTGCTTGTTTATATGCAGCtgcatgaaacagaaaaagacaTAAGGTACACTATATTAACCTACagtgcaaaagagaaagagagagagagacttcccATACTTTTCATGTCTCTAGTGTGCATGTACTCAATGAAGGCATAGCCTCGAGGCTTGTTTGTATTTTTGTCAGTAACCAAACGGACCTGAGACAGTGAGGCAGCAGATGCGCAATATTCATAAATGaccacccaaaaaaaataaaagactcTGAAATAGGAAgttctttttcatcaaaatttttttcttgcacAACCTAAAAAACATGTCCAAACCTCTAAGACCTAAATGGCACGGCAGACAGGCACTACGCCTCACTGGCCGTGCTCACCTTTTAAGGTGTACAGCTTCACCAGGCAGGACGTGTCACCATCATTGTAATTGAGTTGGCAGATTTATCGAGGCTTGCAGACCGATTTACCAGATGTTGAACAAAATTACCACACCCCCTTACCAGGgatatttcttaaaaaaagcaaaaggaaataTGACGAGAATTTAGCAATACCTTTGGAAGTGGAAACAGATTTCTATTGCCTCGGAAATCAAATAGAAATTTGCATGAGGAACTGAGAAATCACCCACAATGCCATTAGtggccaaaaagaaaaagaaaaatctgctATCTTACCCCTTCTTTACCCACCATCAAGTAGTTTTAAAATGGGAGGATAATTAAACCTCTTTTCAGAGCTTAAAGGATGAAAGATCGACATCCTTAAAAGTGGCCAAAATAAAACTATGGCACATTGACTGAACCTCTTACCAACTTCAAGAGCAAACACCGATTCCCTCAGAGTTGCTCATAATACCTACCCGTTTAATTGGCCCATAGGCCTCAAACTCCCTTTTGATACGATGCTCAGTTGTCTCATAGCTCTGGATATGAACCACCAAAAAGAACATTCAAATTTCACCCAAAACCCATGTCAATGGGAATTAGTTAAGTAGCAATAAGCCAATAAcaatataaaggaaaaaaactcACAAGCCTAGCCACAAAAAGCGTTTTGTAAGGGTCGCCTGATACGTTGGGATCGTTTGATGGGTCATCTACAttggaagaagattgggatgaTCAAATACAAATCATGTCATTGAAATGTTCAGTTTGGgttaaatataaagaaaaatataattatataaagAATTGAAGGAAtctttttacatttttgaaGCTCTTCAGAGGCCCTTAGAGCACCATTTTCTAGTCGCTGTTTATGAATTCGTGCTCTCCTTTGTGCCTGTTCATAGAAGTTCAACATTAGACAGCCCCACATCACTGAAGGATGCATACTAATGGACAAACACATATAATTTGGTAATACTGAAACATAACACAAACAAAACTCCCACAGGCTTACAGCTTCAGATAATCTCTGTATCACAGAAGCACCAATCAATaagataaagaaaataatagttataaaaaaatgatcACATCTGAGCAATCCAAAGAAACAGGCTGCCCCGAATTGCCAAAATAGTCAATAGAAAAAATAAGCAGATGGTTTGAACAAACAGGCTCAAAAATGTAACTGTTTGCATGTGATTTCTTTATGCAGCAAAAAATCCAAAGGCATTCACCCCAAAAAATAGGCAAACTGGTTCAGAAGTTTACAAGTTTCAATGGATGGAGGctaacaaggaaaacaaaacaagaaaagtcaTGCCTTGCAAGTACTATTCAGACTAGTGCATGAGCACCTCAACTCAATATGGCTAGCCTAAGCATACAGCacaactagggctgcacacgagccgagtcgagctcgagctcagccggctcgagctcggctcggctcATATttagccagctcgagctcgactcgaactcgttACGAGTTTCAAAacttcagctcgagctcgactcgagcgaCTGCCgtttagctcgagctcgactcgagcagCTCGACTGTTCAGCTTTCCTTTTTCGCTGCATTCGAGGGCTGGCAGACGAAGCGGAGAGGAGGAAAAGGGCAGACGAAGTGGGGGAAGAAATGGGcgtgttgggaaaagagaagaaaagggcGTGAGGGGAAGAAAGGCGGCGTGttgggaaaagaaaacagaaaaatgaacgtggtgaggagagagaaaaaggggagggAAAAAAGTCGTCGATTGAAAAGTAGAATATAATAATGGGAGAGGGAAACTTTTAAActtaaaagtaatttaaaagaaaaaaaagggggggaagATTTTGAAAACGTGAAAGGAGATTAAAATCGAGCCGAGttgagtttaatcgagtcgagttcgactaactcgaactcgactcattaacatactcgagtttaagtttaagctcgaactcgactcgtttataaacgagtcgagctcgagccgagctttgtcgagcgagttcgagtcgagcccgactTGGCTcaactcgttgtgcagccctaagcaCAACAATGTAGAAAGCAATATAAGAATATTCCAGTTAACCATTGATAGCACCCCCAGGAAAAAACATCTAACAAAGAAACATAACCATGCAGGAGATGAAGCAATAACAACCAAATTGTAACAACATAGTCACAAATTCAACTGTAGTGTTCAAAGCACCCACCTTACTGGCACAAAAGTATTAtaccaagaaaaatacatgaaCTAATCTCATTGCAAGCACTATGAAAGTTGATCCAGTAGAAGTGCTCTATATACGCAAGTCATTACTTTAAGTAAGCATATCTTACCGGTGTTTCACCCTTCACCACTGGTGGGGCATATTCAGGGTCCCCAGGTTTAGCAAATTCACTCACAAACTGTGCAATGCCTGGTAGTGAAACAAGATATTCTCATCACCCATAAGAAAATAGCATAGCACAatccaaataaaacaaatggaccaaaattccattgACTGAACCAGAGAAGCAATGCAAGTAGTGGAGTAATGGATACACTTCATGGACAAGAATCCATCAAATCATTATTCAGCTAAGTGAAGGATAATCAGATGTAAACAAAGGTCAAGCATAAGACAATAATCCAAATCACATGCCTGAATATGGAGGGCATTTCCTTTTCTCAGGCGGGGGTTTATACTCCAAAGGAGGCCTTGGTTCAAAAAGCTTTAGAAGATTTGCAGTGAGGCCTGTTGGATGACTTTGCCCAATCTACAGGAAACATATAAAGAGGCCAATAAAATGGTTAATGCCCAAGGAAGAATAAACAAGgattaaagagaaaaacataacagagtggaaaagagaagaaaaaatattctTGCTGATTGAGGACAACATACCAGCTTCAACTGCAAGACAGTTGCTCTATTCTGTGCCTTGGTCCGAGCCTGAACAGCTGCATCCTTCCCCCGCATGAAAGCATCATTGTAATCCCCCATAACCAGAAGGACGAGATTTGAAACCGAAAAAACAATCTaaacaaatgaagaacaatAAGAAGCAATATTCTCTCTCCAGCCAACTGCTCCTCTTGATGGTTACAGGAAGAGCTCACATCACCAAATGTGTATTAGAACCACACAGGGATCAATCAACACAACTATCTCAATCTGGCAGAAAAACAAGCACAGTAAAAGAGAATGTTAGACTCTTAGCATGCTcccaaaacaaaatagaaagacTTACCAACCAATCTATTCATACAGATGTCGATATACTTTAGGTGTAGCCGGATCAGTCCGGGCTTGTagcaagcaaaaaatgcagaaaagctCAAAACCTTAACCCATGCCATACTTTTAACCTTCCACCCAACCCCTCCCCCCgagaaaaaacacacacacacacatattttagGGTTTTCAACAAAAACATCTCTTCTTCCTGTAGGACCTAGAAATTCAATCAAACACGTATTAGGTTTACATAAACTGTTTCTTACGATTAACAAAAATCTGGCAATTAATTTTCGCCACATTAACTTCCAAAAGTAATTTGTGGAAGAATCGTGCCACTGCAATGCTTGCCATCTACCTTATCTCCTGAACCTTCGTCTAACAAACTTATTATAATGATTAAAGCAACAATAACAAACTCTTaaatggtctctctctctctctctctctctctctctctctcgctctctctctctctctctcttgctgatCGACCATATTCCAGGGAAAGCTATGAATGAGAGGCGGAGATGAATGCTCTTTGCTTTCCTTATCTGGTTGAATCTAATCAGCCATTTGATCCACAGACAGAGTACTCTGTTCAGATGCTGTTAACCACTCAAAGGGTCGTTCTCAACAATCCTTCCACATCGCACAACTGAATAAGCCAGTCATAAATAGTTGTTCTTCTGCAAGCTTGAGTCGGACAACTAAAGAACCATGACACGCACAACCCCCAAAAGAGCAGAATATTGGGCAGAGGGGAAAATGAAGCCACCTCTTGAACAAAGCCTCACGCCAACTAAACAAAACCGAATTCAAGCGGAATATGAGGGAGCTCGTGGATCTTCTGCCGAAGCATAACCCAACGGTTACAAAGGGCTGCCATAAGTAGCCATTACTCGGCcgaagagggaaagagaaatcgcgagagtgagagagagagaggttaaaaaaacaacagaaaggGCCACCGGCCGGGCGATGGCCGGCTgccgagagagagagtaaagagaGAGGTACAAAGCCATTGGAGAGAAACAAAAGAGGCGCTGCCACCACCAGCCCCTGCTTGCGTCGGCCCGTAGATGGCCGGTcgacgggagagagagagagattgggagaaaaaatgaatgagaaatgGCGGAAGAGGCTGCCACCGGCAGCCCCTGCATCGGTCGATCGGgcgagagagataaagagagagttACCGAAGAAGATGAAAGCAACCGAGCGAACCTCGAGCAAATATGCGAAGACGATGCACCAAGCCGACGCTTGAGGCAGAAAAGGATCGGCGGAAACAATGACTCACCTGCAACCAATGATGGAAAGATGCAACGGCTGTGCAGAGGATATGGAGGGAAGAAGAGCACTTCCTCGTTTTGCCCTAACTTGGATGCTCAAACGCTGCAGGCTGCGGCTTGTTTCGTGAGGCCGCACATTTGGAAGCACTGCAAGAGTTGGGAGGGTATTGACCTAGACTTTACAGATCCGTGTGGATATTCTAACCAGGTTGGGATTTGTTGTCCCATTTTAAACCGACAAGTGACAAACGAGCCTGCTTGGACGGAATGCTTCGGTTTCGCTACCCCATACCATAACGCCTGGTGGTGGCTCCAACATATTTTTGGTCTCGTGTTTGATTGACGAACTTAAAGACCACATGTTTAAGTTGTTCTGCATTTGTTTAAGCTATAGGTCAAACGCTTTGAATACTTTTCTACCAATTGATAAATCTGAGATGGGCATATAACTCCTCTTCTGCatcccttctttttctcaaCCTCATGTTATCTCGGTCTTTGCCATCATAACttgtatttaaaataattattttagcaaaaaataattattttgtttttttatctctAACCTAAGCGTCCTCGGGTTTttactactctctctctctctcgacatatatacatagaaacTTTTGTTTCTCGCCTAGCATTGTCCTACCAGCTGATGACAGTATAATGAAAGGCCCAAGGTCTTACAGGTACATGTAGATAGGATTCTCATGAGTTgataaaacattaattttagAAGCCAGGATGTC containing:
- the LOC116264188 gene encoding U1 small nuclear ribonucleoprotein 70 kDa, yielding MGDYNDAFMRGKDAAVQARTKAQNRATVLQLKLIGQSHPTGLTANLLKLFEPRPPLEYKPPPEKRKCPPYSGIAQFVSEFAKPGDPEYAPPVVKGETPAQRRARIHKQRLENGALRASEELQKYDPSNDPNVSGDPYKTLFVARLSYETTEHRIKREFEAYGPIKRVRLVTDKNTNKPRGYAFIEYMHTRDMKTAYKQADGRKIDNRRVLVDVERGRTVPNWRPRRLGGGLGSTRIGGEDLNQKHSGREPQQISAGGARRSEEPRVREDRVLDRDREMSRERGRDRERGREKSRERSHERGRDRDVKEDRHHRDRDRNRDRERERDRGRDHDRDRDRDRSHRGRDRDRDRDRERDRDREHDRDRDREREHYRDRDMDYEHGELDRDYEQPREMKNDYGQHVVPEHGHDRFGSIQPAEKYDVSNDHGHERYARVEPGHADEHYGHDLDHERYEQGEFGQDEREWSPDRDRKYDHDERPE